The genomic DNA TCGCCATCAGCGATGGCAAAGGAGCTCGGGTCGGGGAGGTCCGAGTCGGCGCCGGATTTTCCCTTGGAAGATGAGGAGACGTCGCCCAGCTTCTTagcgagctcctcgcgcatgtcttcgacctcgccgccgacatcctGAACGAGGCGTTTGCGTCTGGTGATTTCCGAAGGGGAGAGGCCAAAGGCGGAGGGGTCTgactcgacggccttgacggactcgacgaggtcggcgaggtcctcggctAGCGACTCGAGTGCGGATGCGAGGTCGGAGCGGGCGGAGGCGAGCTCGGGAGAGGTCGGGGACGTAGAGAGGGAGCGGATGCGGAGGTACGAGGTGAAGAGGGGCCGGGTCGAGTCCAGCTGGGCGAGGACATCTCTGTTACGGTCGTCGTTAGTGAGATATTTTCCAAGAGCTTTGCCTCTCTGCGGAAAGGGGGATGCCTACTGTTGGACCTGGAGGAAGGGATCCTCTTCGTTGGCGGAGGACATCATCCTGGCGATGGGGGTATGGAAAGGCGCATCCGTGGACGCATTGGTTTGCAGCAAGCACCACGGATCTTTCAGATCTTGGGGGTCAATCGCGCAGGTGTCTGAGGGTCGGAAGCTGGACGTTCGGGGTGCGGACTTTGGTTGAGCTGTCGTCGGTTTACCTTTTAGGTTACCGCGGCGGCTGGGATGACGTTTGCGCTTCCGGCCGGTGCTGTAAGCTGTCACTACAGGTACGGATACGGCTACTGCGTCCCCTTGATGTAGGCCCACTCCTGGAGGTCACCGGCAGGTAAGGAAGGTACTTGCCGGGGGAGTACCGGGTACAGGACTTGGGGCGACTGTGTCCGGAGTTTCCCCGACAGTGCCCAGACCAGCCTTACCTCGCGTGCTCTCACCGATAATCCTTGTCAGGAACTTGGGGGTGTGCCCCTCCTTCACCGAGAAAAATCCCCTCCATTAGTCccatttttattttttaaaTGTACTCTGTAAGCTGGATTTCGTTCATATTCGCATTCCAcactcactcgctcgctCACGACCAAACACAATTGCTGAGCCAGTCACTTACTAAGGCCTAGCTGTCCGAGATTTTTTTGTGGAAACGTCGGTCTGTGAGCATACGTGAGGTCAAATAAGTGTGTTCACACCACACAAAAGAGAAGAAGTAGACTTGGGAGAGATGATACCAGAGAAGCCCCTCCCGTGCTCCGACGAGTTCGCCTCGCCGGATGCCTATGTCGCGGCGCTCCTCGAGTTTGCGACCACGACGGACATATTCCAAATTCTCTGTGGCGGCGTTCACGTTCTCGACTTCTTCACAAATGAATCAGGCCTCTTCGCCCAGATCCTCCCGCAGGAGTGGCAGCCCTTCCTGCTGTCATATGACACTGGCGCCCTCCTAGACTTGCTCATGCGGGACGATCTTGACGCCCTCCCGCTGGACTCCATGGACCCTGCGCCGCCAGCAAGCTTCTTGGAGTACATCCGCAGCGTGCGCCGTCTCTCCCTGCGCAGGACCTTCTCGCCATCGTcccaggccgaggcgaggccgccgccgaagctctcgcgctccgtcgccgtcggcatgaAGCCCAAGAAGGTGCATGAGGTCTCTCACTTCGCTCGCTACGTCGACTCCCTCGCGGGCGCCATCTCGTCCCGCTGGGGCAAGGAGACGACGCACTTTGTCGACTTTGGCAGCGGCCAGAACTACCTCGGCCGCACCctggcgctgccgccgtacaaccgccacgtcgtcgccgtcgaagGCCGCGAGCACAACATCGACGGCGCAAAGGGCCTTGACGTCCTCTCTGGCCTGGCGAGCAAAGAGGTTGTCATGCGCAACAAGAAGCTTTGGCTGCAGATGCAGGCCGACAGGCTCGGCACGGAGGCCGTCAGGAACGTGCCCAGCAAGCTCTcgaccgacgccgtcgaagaCTTTGACTTCCGCCCcatcaaggagctcgagccGCAGTACAACCGCGCGCTGGGCAAGGGATCCGTGTCGTACGTCGTTGGCCGGCTGGAGAGCGGCGACCTGACCGAGGTCATCGGGCGCATCGAAAAGGAGGTGCTcccggaggaggaggacaaggagctcaagatgATGGCCGTGTCGATCCACTCGTGCGGCAACCTCTCGCACTACGGCATCCGCTCGCTCGTCATGAACCCGGCCATCCACTcggtcgccatcgtcggctgCTGCTACAATCTCCTGACGGAGAAGCTCGGCCCGCCGACGTACAAGTACACCTATGCGCGGCCCAGCCTACAGGCCCTCAACGGCCGCGTGGTCCGCGAGTCCGCGCGACATGACCCGGAGGGCTTCCCCCTCAGCGAGACGCTGTCCACATAcaagggcgagggcgtgcGCATGAACATCACGGCGCGCATGATGGCCTGCCAGGCGCCGCAGAACTGGACGCAGACCGAGAGCGACGACTTCTTCACACGGCATCTGTTCCGCGCGGTCCTGCAGAAAATCTTCCTCGACCGCGGCGTCATCAACAAGGTCTACCACCGCGGCATGGACGACAACGAAGCCGCCAGCGACGAGAACGGGGACGCACGTCCTGATGAGTCCCCCTTCAACACCAGCACGAACCCGGTCATCATCGGCTCGCTGCGCAAGGCGTGCTACAGGTCCCTCAAGGACTACGTCCGCGGCGCTGTGGCCAAGCTGACGACGAACCGCGAGTACAGCCAGTACAGCGACGTCATCCGTGACAAGATGGCGGGcatctcggacgaggacatCGCCGCGTACGAGCGGGACTACTTGTGCCGCAAGAAGGAGGTGGCGGCAGTATGGAGCCTGATGGCTTTCAGTGCGACCGTGGTTGAGTCACTCATCGTCACGGACCGCTGGCTGTTCCTGCGGGAGCAcaccgacgtcgtccgggACTGCTGGGTCGAAACCGTCTTCGACTACAAGGAGAGCCCGAGGAACATGGTGGTCGTGGGCATCAAGAAATAGAGAACCCGCGGAGACGCGGCACGTCTCTTTCCGACTTGGCGTGTCCGTACCCTCTTCCTACCTTGACTCGAGTCTCCCACGTCGCAAGACCCTCCACCGTGTTCAAGTGTCTTTGCCATTTTGATTGATAGTCTACATTTCCAGCGGCAAACTCGCGAGCCAACATAGCGGTAGGAAGCTTGAACAGGGCATACACCACAGACGCTAGCAGACAACCGCGTCCTCTACGCGCTGGGCATGCAGTCGCATGAGTAGCAGTCGTCAAAACCGGGCAGCCCGTCCGTCGATCCAGGACAACGGTGTGTACGTGTATATACGAACGACCCGTCGCTGCTAGAGCCCGCAACGATGTCGTCGGTTATTGCAGCAAGCGGGTAACCCGCGGAGTTCTACTTGCCGCACGACCTCGAGCCTTGATGTCACGCATGAGATTGACGTCAGTCAGTGTGGATGGTTGTCGCTGACGAAGAGCCTTCCCGCGGCTCTCCCACCCACGTACGTTCAATACAGGAGGCACGAAGGCAAGACGGTCACGCAAAGATGAGgcacaccacaccacaccacaccacaccatGGCTCAGCCCCTCGCATCATTGCCATAGAGGGGttcccggcggcggggcAGCGGTGCCGAAACCCTGAACGGTTCAACGGGGACAAATTCGGCCGTTCACAGCAACTTCGTATAACCTCAACTTCAAGACTCAAAAAAAAattctctctttctccctcccctAGCCTTACAGGGTCCTGGAGCTAGCTAGCCGCCGAAGAATGGATGGACAGTCATAGCTTTAGATAAAGACACATTCGCCAGACAAGTCTGGGGTCCCTATCTGTGGATCCATGGGACGGGTACGATCTGATCCGCACAGATAAGTCGAGGGAGCACGGACGAATGGAGAGGGATGGGGCCTTCATCGGAGATTTGGCGAAGCACGATCCAGTGGCAatgaaaaaagaaaagaaaaaaaacgCGAAAAAGTTTCCGCAAAGATTATGAGGCCgaaagggagagaaaaagacTCAATCCCGAAACTtgagggcctcggcctcggcgaagctCCGGCCGTATGATGGATCATGGCACCGCGAATGTCACCTGTCTCCAGTCGAGTGGAGGTTTGTCCTCTCCTTCCATGTCGTCGTTAGCCGGTAATAGAGAACCAGCATAGCGAGGACACAAAACGCCTCCGGATGCCGATGTCTAGTTGGGGTTCCCTGCTTCCTCGGCGGATTATCCGCGCACATCTGGTCGGTCACCCAGTAATCGTGCCCAGTTCTTCAGTGACATtgtgaggaggagggggacaTGTAATCCcgagaaagaaggggaaaaggtGTGCGATGCTGTCATAAGTGCGCGCGGTGACGATGCTGACGCATGGCGTGCCTGCCGAACCTCCGACGCTTTGCCTGCATGTCAGCAGGGACCGAGTATTTGGGCAAAGGCGGCTGTCCGAAGTAGACCGCAGGCGTCTCGTTGGACGGCGAGTGTGTCACAGGGCAGCTTCTTCAGGAGTTGTGGGTGGTTCGGTTGGTCGTGCACCTGTGGTTGTCAAACGGTAAACCAAGCCACGCACTCGGCGAGTCAGGTCCCCCGGCCGCCAGACTTGAGCGGCCGGGGTGATTGCCAGCGAATGCGTGAGAGCGATCGACGGCAGCACGCTTAGTAGCGGCCATTCGAGGGTACTGTATGTATTCGCGTTGGGGTAGGGTAGCATTGGACGCGGTTGCTGAAGGGATCGGATCCCAGGATCCAGTTCTGGGATGTGTGAGCTTGTAGTGCACGATAgcggccccccccccccccctgttcCCTCCACCGAGGTATGCACTGCTCTCCCTTGGGGATATATGGCGCCAGCGAGGTGTTAATTCCTGTCTCGATGCAACTCGGCCACCGGCCGGTTTGTCGATAACGGGAAACCCGGACGACATAGCTGTCACGGCAGCTTGCAGTAGTCGTCCGACCagcagggagggggggacaggAGGAATGTCATTGGAGAATCCATGTCCTTATCCCCAACGACGCTTGCATGAGCGCCGATTTAGAACAAAGCAGACAGACAATTGGGCCAGTAAGAAGGCTCAATGTGAttgggaaagggaaagggtTCGGGACAAGGTTCAGGAACCGCTGCGATCGGCGGGGGCCCGGTGTCCGGGGCAGGGAGAAAAAAGACTTGCTTATTCCTACAGCCCGCCACAGGCACCTTGCATGGTCTATGGCTAAACTTTTGGTTTGACGCAATGGCGTTCGACGTTTGAAAGGGCCAGCTGAGATGGCAAGTAATAGGCTCGGGGTTCGACAAGCCAAGGCGAGGCCAAATGAGAGTTGGAAAtgaggtggaggtggagggtTGGCGAGCTGGAGATGCCATCACCAAAGAGAAGCTGCTTCAGTGCCTCGTGGGCCCCAGGCATCTATCCCCGAATTAAGGATATGGATGTTTCAATTACCCCCACGCGAGGCGTCGCTTGACGCCTGTGGGCGACTCGATGCGATGCCCGACGCCAGCCGGAATTCTGGATTAGGCAACGGATGTGTGCGTATGAGAGGGACGCCCGTTGTTGTTACTTTCCGTTCGTGATGAGAAGCGAGAAGTGAGAGGTGACGGAGTGGTGGAACCAAGCCGATGAAGTGAGCTGAGGTGAGGGGTGAGGAAGGTCTTGTGAAGGGACCTACCTGACCTTCTGCcaggtaaggtacctagggGGAAGGTAAGTAGGTACAGAGTACTTGCTCCCCTCCCTGTCTTACATCATGGTTTGTTTACTGTGAAGATATTCCTAGGTTGGGATCACTTGAGCCAATGTAAATAAGTACAGTCGCCTTAGCTGCATCATGGATTGCCAAATGGAGGTTTCTTGtgtctctcttcttctcaaTTCTCCAGACATTCCCGAATATCCTAACCGCTTCCGCTCCAGGTCTGCGCCAAGTCATGCTCACTCACCCAGCAAACAGCTTTCTTCCCAAAAACCCCCACGGAACCAACCCCGCTAGTCTCCTGCACGCCGCCCCAATTGGCGTGCTAAaccttttcctcttctttcccTTTGCGCCcagccctcccccccatccgtctcatcccatcccatctcatctACGAATACGTGCCGGCACCATCTTTTATTTTGATTTAAACGAATGACTGTCGTCGTTTTAGGTCTGAGGTGAGCTGGCTCGTTTAAGCTGCCTACCCGCCTGCCTGCCCAATACCAACcccggacgacgtcgcgaCAGGATGATCAGTTGGCCCAAACAGTCCAGTCCAGGCCGTCAGGATGACGGGATTCGGACTAGCGCGGCGCCTCGGGTCTCAGCATCGTCGTTCGAGTCTCGAGTTTCGACACCATGACTTTGACACATTGATCATCGGCGGGAAGGTGCAATATCTGCTCGTATTTGCGAATGGTTTGGACCGTCACTTCGGGTTTGAAAACTCGAGAGTCGGGTTTTGATAGTGGATCCCAGGCGGCGGCTCAACTTCTCCCACTTACACCGGGGCCGCGGACCAAAATACTGTATTgtatggatggatgggcgGGTAACGGGTAGATGGAGGAGGAACCCCCAATTCCCTGACTCGAGAGCGCCCGCTGAATGCCCGCCGCACGCACTCGCCCACGACATCCTCACGGCCAGCCGGTGCCTGGGTGCGCGAAGCGAGGATGGGCTTTCCCGCAGGGCCCGGATTCAGGCGCGATATCCGGCAACTGAGCAGATAACACACAAAGGACACGATCTAGGCCAGGCGATATTCCGTGAAACCGCCCAGGAGAAAAGAGCTCGCACCCTTTCAACTCGTCTGTGTGTCAGGCTGTCTCGATCTTTCtctcggcatcctcgccgtcgacgccgcgctgaCAAGACGCACACCACCAAGATGCGCGCAATCATGGGTCCCAGAAAGGCGCATCACaccacacccacacacatCCATCCCCCCTGCTCAACCCCGCCATGTCATGCTGCCCAGCTGcgccgacgaccttgccTCTGCGGACTCAATCTTTTTGTATCTGGGCCTGGGTTGCACAACTTCCCTCACTTTGGAATGGATGGTTGTCCGCCAGAACGGAACGTGTGAAGTCACCGGCGTCATTGGATGCATCCCGGCGCAACGAGACAAaccgtcgtcggctggtCATCTCCACACAATCCCTGCGTGCACAGCAATCGTGTCGATCCTTGACGCCCAGAGCACAACACTCCAAGACGGATAGGCAGtgggtgggtaggtaggtaggtaggcgGGTATATGAGGAAATAGTATCACTAAtaggaaaggaaaagaagagaggcagaagaagaaggtgaacCTCGGCGAAGAGCGTTGGCGCAAAAGAGGGGCCATAGATGCCCTTACCCGCCTGGGAGGAGGGCCAGCGCTATCTGTGGCATTATGGAGAAGGATCCAATTCACCTTATCTGGAACCACAAGCCGAAATATCGCAGAACTGGCACGCACACGCACTGCCCCAGGAAGAAAGAGCCAGGAACCACGGAGGggttttccttttttcttttttttctagTTCGATTTCGTGATTCACTGGCCGGGCCCCGGCATCTGGATGCACGGTTGTGCTCTAGTGCGCCCTGGGGCAGCCGCCGCAAGAAAGACCGCCAACACCAACTCCAACACCACTCACACTTCCACAGCGCCGCACTActgctcctcttcgtcttccatGTGTGTCACTGTCAACCGCGCCCCTTCCCAGTGGGAGGTGCTTCTGACTACATACCTATCTAtctgccttgccttgccttgccctgcctacctaaggtaggtaagtagCTTGTCTGGCCTTGCCCGCCTTAGCTCGTCTTCAAGGGTCCGTCCCATATCATCGAACCTAAttcctcttttccccttcgccctctctcccctcttcccccccaaTCTGCATTCCGTCTTACTTAAccttcccacccccctccccatcccacCCTTCttgtctcctcctcccttttctgtccctcctcctcgctaTCTCTTGTCAACAGTAACAACATATCGTTGCTACTTGGGCCGTCTTTCGCATatttttcttcctcttccactTCCTCTTCCTTTTGTCCAGGGCTCCACCCTCCGCAGAGTTTCTAAAGTAAACCGGACGCAAAAAAGTACACAGAGTTGGGGAAACAGAGAGGAATCGACGAATCCCCGTGCCAATCACGGCTACCGAGAAATACAGCTTGAAACCCTGACTCTTTCAAGGAGAACATCTGGGTCCAAGAAGGGGGGAATACCCCGAccaacaaccacaaccaaCCAAGCCTGAAGCTATATAAACTTTTGGATCGGAAGCCAGCAAGCACAAGGCACAGACAAGAAAGGGCAACCAAGCCCGCCCTtatctccccctcctcctcctccgatATATCACTCGGCGCAAAGCCTCGGGCACAACCCGACTGTGCTTCCTGTGCGTCGAAATCCAACTCTTCtagaaaagaaagggaaaagggtgTAGAAACGCACTTTCCCCGCCTTCCACTGCCCGAGGGTTTCACGTCACGATGAACGCCCAGGTCTCGTTTCTCGTAAGTCGCCACGCgctcttgtctctctctctctctctctctctctctctctctctctctcagatTGTCTCGTTTCTCTTGTTTCTCTTCCACAACTGCGCTCGCgcggggggagagagggataCATCGACATCTCTCACAAGAGCGAGAGACTCGGTCACCTAAAATGCGGGGCTGGCTTTGCTTGTCCCCCGCTGCGACGCTGCTTGGCTGCATCCCGCCCGGTTGCACCTCCTCGGAGCTAAAATGACACAATTGTCTCGCTCGGTCCCTTGTGAGACCCTTCACTAACACCACGCGTGCGCTGTCCCAGGACGGTAACTACACCCTCATCCACATTCCCCTCGACCTCTACTCGGTGCTGCTGCAGCCTATCCTCCGCGTCCTTCTTCCCCAGACCCAGACGCTCAAGGCGTCAAAGGGCGAACCGGAACATGAGCTCGAAGGGCTGAATGCCGAGAGCCAGCATGGCTTCCTCAACATCAGCGTCACTCCCATGGAGTGTTCCATCGTCTGCCACAGCTCGTGGGCCAAGAATGTCTTTGAGCCCGCGATTAACGACCTTCCCAAAGACATTGCCAAATCTGTCTCAATATCCAAAGACACGTACCTCGTCCTCTCCGTCATTAGCGCCGGCAtggatgccgccggccgcgtcaTGGAATTGACCTCTCCCTTGGCCCTGGCCGGCAtccccatcttcttcattACCACCTACTACTCCGACTTCATCCTCGTGCCCACCAAGGACAGGCAGACCGTGGTCAAGGCATTGCTGGCCCGGGGTTTCGAACTGGCCGACAACAATTCCAACTTCGTCAGCCCCGCTGCCTCTGTCCACTCCCGCGGCCCAAGCCAGAACAACGGCCCACCGCTGACGCCTCCGCCCTCGACCGTTGCCGAGCTCCAGGTGCGCACCTTTGACCTGCTCAAGAAGAGGAGTGTATCGCCctacgtcgaggacgacttGCTATTGGTGCAGTGCTCGGGGCGGGAGACCTCCCAGCTCGGAGGTGAACTGTCCCACACCCAGCGACCTTCCCTGAGCCGCCAAGTGACGGGCAACGGCCACCGCCAGACTTGGCTGGACAACATCGACGCGAAGCTGTACACCGCCATGATCTCGGCCCTGGCGGCGCGACCCCGCTTCATCTCCATCACTTTAGCCCAGGAGGACCCGCCGTCGCTGTTGCTCGACAAGTCGCTGCTCGGCCTCTTTGGCGACTCTCTCGTTGGGGACACCAAGACGAACCTCACCCCAATCTTCTTGGATCTCGAAAGTCTTCCGCTTGAAGCCACCGGTATCGTCTGCGGCGTGGCAGGCACCCTGGTGCAAGAAATGCGCATGGGAGACAGCGCAGGGCTTTCCTACCTCTCCACCGCCAGAGCCGGAGCCGTCATCCTCTCTTGCGAACAGTCGATTCGCGCTCTCGAGATTCTCACGCCCAAGTTGTTCAAGGCTTGAGTCACGCGCATACCACCACAGGGAACTAACTGCATTGCCGAGGCAACCCGGAATGGGAGTAGGGTGATGATGATAATGACATATCCGTTGTGCTGAGTTAACGAAGTTGAATGAACGGACGAGTGTACTAGCATGGAATGATCTAGGCGGTTGGCATTTTGGCTTTTTTCCCTtggtttttctttcttgaaAAAGTCTCGCGGGCATGTCGGCGTTTCGGAGGATGGCTCTTTGATGGTAGATACCAACTTTGTACGTCTCTGCAATGCTGGTCGGGTTCGACCCAGGCCTCAACTCGGAATGATTGATCTCCGCTCTCTGGCCCGTTTGCAATATAGTCTCTGGCGATACGACCCGTGTATAGCCTCTCGTGACGCATTGTCTTGGCTTACATGTTAATCAGGGACTTGTCCTCCACGTTGAGCCCTGTCGTCGGGCATGCCATAGCTCCGATCCGCCGGGCCGAGGTGCGGCGCCTCCATGGGTCGAACACAgcgtgcgcgcgcgcgtcgTCTCATTTGCTGTgccccttcttcttgccttgCCCAGCTTCCTCCACCCAACCGGCCTTGACAAAAGCGTCTCGCGCAGCACTGTTAATCAGCGCGAACCGGCGCGGGCCCAGCTTCTGGCCACCGTACCAACgtgacaccaccaccatgaCATCCCACAGATCCATCAACTGCATCAGGTGAAGCAGGCGGCTCCCGGCTGCCGtctccccgtcgtcgtcgcagTCCTGGAAGCTGGTACCGTTCGGTCCTCGGATGCGCCACGCCGTCATGTTGTGCGTCGCCGTGCGGACCTTCTTGTCCGTGGCGAGAAGGTGCTGGACGTAGCCGGCTGCCTGCTCGGGCGAGgtgacgggggcggcgcgggcgaggaaCACCGACTTGAGCTCGACGAACGGCTCCGAGGCGATCCACGGCGGCTCCTCCGAGAGGAACGAAGGCGCGGGTTGCGTCTCGTGCTCAGCCTCCTCGCGGagcgaaggcgacggcgccgacggctcgGTATCCGCGTGCACCTCCAGCAGTCTCGAGaactcctcgacggcgtcaaaCAGGCATACGGCGCCGGGCTGGTagacggcggcaacggcctcGCGGAAGATGGCGAGGTCGCGCGCTCCAGCGCCGCGGGGAGCGTTCTCGCCGGCGCTGTGGGTGCCTAGGACCTCCGGCGGCACGTCTGGGTACGAGTCCGAGAAGTGGATGGTCAGGGACGTGGCGCCCGGGCCGCCGGGTAGGACAAGGATGTAgttgggcggcgagggccgaAGAGTGTCGTCTCCGTAGATGGAGTTGAGAGCCTCTATTTCGTCTTTGAGATCGTCTGACATtgtgaggaagagaaaaaaatGGGACGAAGGTCGTGACTGAATATGAGTAGATGACTTTACTCTGGAGCTAGAAGAATGCCAAGGAGGAAACGAGATGTAGTGTGTGATATGCCGACTTTACGGTTATTGTTAGGTATCTGTTTTTGAGACGCTCTTTGATATTCCAAAGAGTTCATATGTTTCGACGATGGCCCCGAGTTCCTGAGAAAAGGGCTATTGAGGATAGAATATG from Colletotrichum higginsianum IMI 349063 chromosome 3, whole genome shotgun sequence includes the following:
- a CDS encoding SNARE domain-containing protein — translated: MMSSANEEDPFLQVQQDVLAQLDSTRPLFTSYLRIRSLSTSPTSPELASARSDLASALESLAEDLADLVESVKAVESDPSAFGLSPSEITRRKRLVQDVGGEVEDMREELAKKLGDVSSSSKGKSGADSDLPDPSSFAIADGDDRGRGGEDYTAEFEQQQQLEMMREQDTHLDGVFQTVGNLRRQADDMGRELEEQREMLEVVDSVADRVGGRLQTGVQKLQYVMRRNEDRLSSCCIAVLIFVLIVLLVLLLIL
- a CDS encoding Cra-b-like protein → MIPEKPLPCSDEFASPDAYVAALLEFATTTDIFQILCGGVHVLDFFTNESGLFAQILPQEWQPFLLSYDTGALLDLLMRDDLDALPLDSMDPAPPASFLEYIRSVRRLSLRRTFSPSSQAEARPPPKLSRSVAVGMKPKKVHEVSHFARYVDSLAGAISSRWGKETTHFVDFGSGQNYLGRTLALPPYNRHVVAVEGREHNIDGAKGLDVLSGLASKEVVMRNKKLWLQMQADRLGTEAVRNVPSKLSTDAVEDFDFRPIKELEPQYNRALGKGSVSYVVGRLESGDLTEVIGRIEKEVLPEEEDKELKMMAVSIHSCGNLSHYGIRSLVMNPAIHSVAIVGCCYNLLTEKLGPPTYKYTYARPSLQALNGRVVRESARHDPEGFPLSETLSTYKGEGVRMNITARMMACQAPQNWTQTESDDFFTRHLFRAVLQKIFLDRGVINKVYHRGMDDNEAASDENGDARPDESPFNTSTNPVIIGSLRKACYRSLKDYVRGAVAKLTTNREYSQYSDVIRDKMAGISDEDIAAYERDYLCRKKEVAAVWSLMAFSATVVESLIVTDRWLFLREHTDVVRDCWVETVFDYKESPRNMVVVGIKK
- a CDS encoding RWD repeat domain-containing protein, with translation MSDDLKDEIEALNSIYGDDTLRPSPPNYILVLPGGPGATSLTIHFSDSYPDVPPEVLGTHSAGENAPRGAGARDLAIFREAVAAVYQPGAVCLFDAVEEFSRLLEVHADTEPSAPSPSLREEAEHETQPAPSFLSEEPPWIASEPFVELKSVFLARAAPVTSPEQAAGYVQHLLATDKKVRTATHNMTAWRIRGPNGTSFQDCDDDGETAAGSRLLHLMQLMDLWDVMVVVSRWYGGQKLGPRRFALINSAARDAFVKAGWVEEAGQGKKKGHSK